The Ruminococcaceae bacterium BL-4 region AAAAGATCCAGCGCATATTTCCAGTTTATTATAACAGGATTTTTCAGAGATGCAAGGGAATTGACAAAAAAATTTCTCAAAATGGGATTTTCCTTGTATTTTTATGAAAGAATTCTTATAATTAGAGGTATGTTACCCGGTAAAAGCAGAAATAAACCGGATTTTGAAAGGATGTTCTCCATGTTGCTGCAAGATAAAACCATTTTATTGGGGATTTCCGGCAGTATTGCCGCTTATAAAGCTGCCGACCTCGCAAGCCGTCTCCATCACGAGGGCGCAAAAGTTCACACATTGATGACCCAAAATGCCTGCAAATTGATTTCACCGATGACCTTTGAAGGCGTAACGGGACAAAAAGCGGTCTCAGATACATTTGACCGAAACTATCAATATCATGTAGAACATGTTTCTCTCGCAAAACAAGCTGATCTTGTTTTAGTTGCGCCGGCAACTGCAAATGTGATTGCAAAATTAGCAAACGGAATTGCGGATGACATGCTGACAACCACGGTTCTTGCCTGCCGCTGCAAAAAGATGATCGCACCGGCAATGAATACTGCAATGTATGAAAATCCGGTAACACAAGACAATCTCGAAAAACTGCGTCATTACGGGTGGACCATCATCGATCCTGCCTGCGGAATGCTCGCCTGCGGAGACATTGGGGCTGGAAAATTTCCTGAACCTGCGGATATTCTGGAATATGTGCTAAAAGAAATTGGTGAAAAAAAGGATATGGCAGGGCTAAAGGTGCTGGTGACTGCCGGTCCTACTCAAGAGCCCTTGGATCCAGTACGATATCTCACAAATCATTCCACCGGAAAGATGGGATATGAGCTGGCACGAAATGCCATGCGCCGCGGCGCCGAGGTCACGTTGATCTCTGGAAAGACCGCACTTCCTTTTCCTGCCTTTGTAAAAACAGTATCTGTCGGTTCCGCTCAAGAAATGTTTGATGCAGTTCTCTCAGCAGCACCTAAGCAGGATTTTTTTGCTTTTGCTGCGGCTGTTGCCGATTATCGTCCAGCAGTTGTTGCCGATCAAAAATTAAAAAAAGAAAATGGTAATTTTTCGGATATTCCTCTTTCTTCCACACCGGATATTTTAAAAACGATTGGGAACCAAAAGAAAAAGTGGCAAATGATCTGCGGTTTTTCGATGGAAACAGAACATTTAATTGAAAATTCGAGAAAAAAGCTGCAAAAAAAGCATGCTGATTTAATTGCCGCCAACAATCTTCGCACACCAGGCGCAGGTTTTGGCACTGATACAAATGTAATTACCCTGATTTCAGATTCTAAAGAGATCGAGCTGCCGCAGCTTTCCAAATACGAAACAGCCGCAAAGATTTGGGACACATTGCTTTCTTTGCCAAAAAAATAACCAACGCATAATTATCTGCATGCAGAACAAACTAAACGTATCCCAAATAAAAAAGAGGTGCTTAATATGTCGAATCTGCATTGCAGTGTAACCGATTGTGCAAATAATAGCCAGAATTTCTGCTGCCGCCCGGATATTAAAGTGGTCGGCAAATGTGCCTGTGGCTGCGAACAAACCAGCTGCAACGATTTTCAGAAGCGCCAGGGTGCTTCTAATTCTACGGCCGGTACTTCCGATCCTAACGAGAGCTTAGATGTCCACTGTGAGGCTGAAAACTGTTCTTATAACAAGAGAGGATATTGTGATGCCTCCAATATACAAATGACCAGCTGCTCAACGCATGGCTGCACCGATTGTAAATCTGAAACTGCCTGCTTCACCTTTAAGATGCAGCAATCCCGTTAAATTTAAAAAGGGCTTTGAAAGAAAACTCTTTCAAAGCCCTTTCGCTTTATTCTACATGAATTTGTTCCAATACTTCTCCTACCGGTGCATGAATGACCAGATCTGCCCGTCGATCTGCTGAAGTCTCGGATTTATTGATTAAAATGAGACGGTGTCCACGGTAATAATCGATCAGAGACGCCGCTGGATACACAACCAAAGAAGTTCCTGCGATAATCAACATATCTGCAGCAGAAATGACTGCAAGCGCTCCGTCAATCGTATCACTGTCAAGTCCTTCTTCATAAAGCACCACATCGGGTTTAATGGTTCCACCGCAGCTGCAGTGCGGAATTCCTTTGCTCTTTCGAATAGAATCCATCTCATAGAACTTATGGCATCGCTCACAATAATTACGCAAAACACTGCCGTGTAATTCATAGACTTTTTGGCTGCCGGCCGCTTGATGCAGGCCATCAATATTCTGCGTAACAACTGCTGAGAGTTTTCCTGCCTTCTCCATTTCGGCCAACTTACGATGGGCCGCATTTGGTTTTGCATCAGGATAAAGAAGTTTATCCCGATAAAAATCAAAAAATTCTTCCGGATGCTGCCTATAAAAACTATGGCTGAGCATTACCTCCGGAGGATATTTATATTTCTGATGATAAAGACCGTCTACACTGCGAAAATCTGGAATTCCGCTCTCAGTCGAAACACCTGCTCCGCCAAAAAAGACGATCCGTTTACTCTGGTCGATCATATTCTGCAATTCTTCCAGTTCTTTTTTCATCGAAGACTGCCTCCTTTTTCGAATAATTTCAGTATAGCACAATTTTGAAAGTTCTGTGCAAAAATCCCCTTTTCTGTTTGTTTTTTGCTTTATTTTATGGTAACATCAGGAATAGGAGAATATGTTTTGGAGGTGCCGTTCAAATGGCCTTCGATTATAAAAAAGAATATAAAGAATTTTATCTGCCAAAAAACAAACCGGAGATTATCGACATTCCAACAATGAATTTTATTGCGGTTCGCGGAAAAGGAAACCCAAACGAAGTTGACGGAGAATATAAAGCCGCCATGAGCCTGCTCTACGGAATTGCTTTTACGATCAAAATGAGTAAAAAAAGCGGTCATGTCTTGGACGGCTATTTTGACTATGTGGTACCACCATTAGAAGGATTTTGGTGGCAGGACAACATCAGTGGAATCGATTATCTTCATAAGGAAACTTATCAATGGATCTCTCTTATTCGTC contains the following coding sequences:
- the coaBC gene encoding Phosphopantothenoylcysteine decarboxylase / Phosphopantothenate--cysteine ligase, which codes for MLLQDKTILLGISGSIAAYKAADLASRLHHEGAKVHTLMTQNACKLISPMTFEGVTGQKAVSDTFDRNYQYHVEHVSLAKQADLVLVAPATANVIAKLANGIADDMLTTTVLACRCKKMIAPAMNTAMYENPVTQDNLEKLRHYGWTIIDPACGMLACGDIGAGKFPEPADILEYVLKEIGEKKDMAGLKVLVTAGPTQEPLDPVRYLTNHSTGKMGYELARNAMRRGAEVTLISGKTALPFPAFVKTVSVGSAQEMFDAVLSAAPKQDFFAFAAAVADYRPAVVADQKLKKENGNFSDIPLSSTPDILKTIGNQKKKWQMICGFSMETEHLIENSRKKLQKKHADLIAANNLRTPGAGFGTDTNVITLISDSKEIELPQLSKYETAAKIWDTLLSLPKK
- a CDS encoding conserved protein of unknown function (Evidence 4 : Unknown function but conserved in other organisms), whose amino-acid sequence is MSNLHCSVTDCANNSQNFCCRPDIKVVGKCACGCEQTSCNDFQKRQGASNSTAGTSDPNESLDVHCEAENCSYNKRGYCDASNIQMTSCSTHGCTDCKSETACFTFKMQQSR
- the cobB gene encoding NAD-dependent protein deacetylase, producing MKKELEELQNMIDQSKRIVFFGGAGVSTESGIPDFRSVDGLYHQKYKYPPEVMLSHSFYRQHPEEFFDFYRDKLLYPDAKPNAAHRKLAEMEKAGKLSAVVTQNIDGLHQAAGSQKVYELHGSVLRNYCERCHKFYEMDSIRKSKGIPHCSCGGTIKPDVVLYEEGLDSDTIDGALAVISAADMLIIAGTSLVVYPAASLIDYYRGHRLILINKSETSADRRADLVIHAPVGEVLEQIHVE
- a CDS encoding GyrI-like domain-containing protein, which gives rise to MAFDYKKEYKEFYLPKNKPEIIDIPTMNFIAVRGKGNPNEVDGEYKAAMSLLYGIAFTIKMSKKSGHVLDGYFDYVVPPLEGFWWQDNISGIDYLHKETYQWISLIRLPDFVKKSDFDWAVAEASRKKKTDFSKAEFLTYHEGLCVQCMHIGPFDDEPKTIALMEQFAKDLGYAIDITPSRYHHEIYLSDARRCNPQKLRTVIRYPVKKL